From Gimesia panareensis, the proteins below share one genomic window:
- a CDS encoding type B 50S ribosomal protein L31 — protein MKKDIHPDYHPVVFKDTSTGDSFLIQSTATSKSTIEWEDGNTYPLVSVEISSKSHPYYTGKMKFVDSAGRVEKFQKKYNWDKRNAAEGEDKKEAE, from the coding sequence ATGAAAAAAGACATTCATCCCGATTATCACCCGGTCGTATTTAAGGATACTTCGACAGGTGATTCATTTCTGATTCAGTCCACTGCGACCTCGAAGTCCACCATCGAATGGGAAGATGGCAACACTTACCCGCTGGTCTCGGTCGAAATCAGTTCCAAGTCACACCCTTACTACACCGGCAAGATGAAGTTCGTCGACAGTGCCGGTCGTGTGGAAAAGTTCCAGAAGAAATACAACTGGGACAAACGCAACGCAGCCGAAGGGGAAGACAAGAAAGAAGCCGAGTAG